One genomic segment of Planctomycetota bacterium includes these proteins:
- the surE gene encoding 5'/3'-nucleotidase SurE has protein sequence MTRPKVLLTNDDGIRAEGIFAMWKALSAWADVTVVAPETHQSATGHGVTLAEPLMVAPVTTVGGMTGTAVDGRPADCTKLALVELCPDVDLVVSGINMGANAGINVFYSGTVAAAIEAAFLGKPAIAVSKLLRRDVPDDYDAAAAICLDVIQKLWTSNAVHAGEVVNVNVPALKPGQQHSGIRVVPQCVKPLMDAFEERQSPRGQSYYWNTGVFSLEGGEAGTDVAGLRDDAVVVTPLHLNLTAVDRMQRTADAMAAAT, from the coding sequence ATGACGCGACCCAAGGTGCTGCTGACGAACGACGACGGCATTCGGGCCGAGGGCATCTTCGCGATGTGGAAGGCGCTCTCGGCCTGGGCGGACGTCACGGTCGTCGCGCCCGAGACGCATCAGTCGGCCACGGGTCACGGCGTCACGTTGGCCGAGCCGCTGATGGTCGCGCCCGTCACCACGGTCGGCGGCATGACTGGCACCGCTGTCGATGGCCGGCCGGCCGACTGCACGAAGCTCGCGCTCGTCGAGCTGTGTCCGGACGTCGACCTCGTCGTCAGCGGCATCAACATGGGCGCCAACGCCGGCATCAACGTCTTCTACAGCGGCACCGTCGCGGCGGCGATCGAGGCGGCCTTCCTCGGTAAGCCAGCGATTGCCGTCAGCAAGCTTTTGCGTCGCGACGTTCCCGACGACTACGACGCCGCGGCCGCGATCTGCCTCGACGTCATCCAGAAGCTCTGGACCAGCAATGCCGTCCACGCCGGCGAAGTCGTCAACGTCAACGTGCCGGCGCTCAAGCCGGGCCAGCAGCATTCTGGCATCCGCGTCGTGCCGCAGTGCGTCAAGCCACTCATGGACGCCTTTGAAGAGCGACAGAGTCCGCGTGGCCAGTCGTACTACTGGAACACGGGCGTCTTCAGCCTCGAAGGCGGCGAGGCCGGAACGGACGTCGCGGGACTGCGCGACGACGCCGTCGTCGTCACGCCGCTGCACCTCAACCTGACGGCAGTCGATCGGATGCAGCGCACCGCCGACGCGATGGCCGCGGCTACTTGA